AAACATTAGGGGTGGGGTTGACGTATTTAAAATTGTTCTATTCTCGGTACAGTATTGATATTGTCTTGTTACAGTATTGAACCACAATGTGAAAATAGaaatcacatgttttttttttaccttacaaATCTGGCTGTAtgaaattaaacagtaattgTAATATCGGCTAAAGGTACTACTGTTTTCAAATGTCAATATCAGAAAGTGATACTGCTATTtgagaaatatttcaaaagtggATCGCAATACGGTCACTAGTGAACAAACAGTGCATTAAAGTATTGTGATAATACAGTCAAAACTGAAATTTGTTATTATATGTTACAACCTTTGGCTTGTATCAAGGTACTGTTATTAAATATCTTATAAATCAAGAACTGTTAAATACTATTCCAATTGTGTATTATTATAGTTATTTTATCTTGATATTACCAAGACTTATTTTCCAAATTTGTATATAGTGATCCTATCAGAATTAAATCAAGCAATATTTCAagtgttttgcaataaaaactATTATTGCCTAGATATCGCCTAATATCTTGATACTTTGACTAGACAAAATATTGCAATACAGTCATTATCGCAGGCAAAATCGCAGGTAAAACTTTTAATATTGTGATCATCTATTGAGAAAATATAGAAAGGATGTAACATAGTAGCATTGAACTGTAAagctaaacaaaatatatatatatatatatgtatagcaTTAGATTGTGACATGACCAGCAAATACTCCAATATCATACTTTGATCCGAGTATGATCACATATTATACCGCCTAAGCCAACGGCAGAAATTGTACCTGCACCGTCTCATAATACATTTCGATGTTGGCCAAATCTTACATTAATGTGTATTTATGGTCGCCTTTAACGGGACGAGGCCACAAAAGCAGATAAATAAAGCAAGGAAGCGCAATTccagtgtgtaaaaaaaaaaaagtaacagaaGACAAATGGAAGCTGCCACGCGATATCTTTGCCTCCTGCGGAATAAACGCCTTAGAATGAAAAGGACGTATATTTAATTTGAGCTCCCGCGAGGTGATTTAGCGTtgtgatgacgacgacgactcTACATTTAGATTTGCTCGCTGGCCGCGGGGGAAACTGCCACTGCTCTTGCTGCTTCTTcaccgataaaaaaaaaaaagttccattACAGGGGATCTGAATAATTCACCGGGATGAGATCAGGGTTGATGGCGACCGACCAAAAGAACGACAAATGGAAACGTCTGGCAAAATCGGAAATAGCGTTTAGAGTCGTTTGAAACATGGGGTCGCCCTGTGTCAATGTCAGACGcattttttcctgctttttgtGATTTTAACTGCAAATTTTCATACTTCTGTCgccaaataatattattatttttaaatattactatTAATAGCCAATCTAATGTCTTAGTTCCTCCATTGTAGTCAAATactaaaatattatatcaagaaGTGGTGGACATCAATTGCTAGCTTTCACCGCATATTATGATGCCAATGTTGTAAAGCaccatgaaatattttattttagcaaaCTAATGAGATATCTTATCATAAGCGATTTTGCCTACAGCTCtaatacatttttccaaatataaattTAACTGCCAATGTAGTTTCAAAAAAAGTCATATCCTATTGTGATACTATAATAAAAATTACCTGGCATATTCCATTGTGATGCCTTCTTGTGAGCCAAATTTCATTTTGCCAATGTTTTCCAAATATGAATCACATGTCAAATCATTAAATAATTATTCACATCATGTTTGAGTTAATTCCTTCTGATAACGATATTGCCTTTGAAAAGCATCATGTTGCAAAATGGCTACCAGGTAATGGAATCTATAGGCTTTGGGGGTTTGGAAGAGGGTTATCTCTCACCTGCAAATCAGTGGCACTGTGTTGTTTATCACCATTTTATCTCAGAGGAAATTGAGTCGCTTTGCGAGCTGTTATAGCTCAGCAACATTGGCTGGATGGTACTTTATGAGCATCATTTGCtcctgaaaaaaatggctttcatcAAAATTCATCATTAATGGAAACCGCAAAAATAAGCAGTGAGGAGTAAgcattttgtttgaaatgagtcaggagtgtgtctgtgtgtgtgtgtgtgtaatgaggAGTGTGCAAATGTACCATTCAAGTGTAAGcagtgtgtacttgtgtgtctCAAGTGTGCGTCAAGACAGCGAACtgaaacaaaaacttttttaaaaaaaaggggtggCCAAGGTGAGTTATCGCCACCACCAGACCacaaaggggagaaaaaaaaaggcgggGGTACTTTTGGGAGCGGGGTGTCCAGATGAGGTTATCGAGGAAGTGCTTGcagtgaggaagaagaggaaatgATCAGATAGGAAGTTGGAAAGTGATGTCCACTTGCGCCTCTTTAGCCAAAGAGACGATTTCCGAAAGCCTCACCACCTACAAACGAGAGTAAATATAATAGTGTTTAATAAGACTGAATATAGCAttgtaaagtattttttttgtatgcatcCCCAGTGCAGGTACCATTTTGGCTGCTTCGTCCAGGTCGTCACAGGCCAAGATTTTCAAAGGGCTAGCAGCAATCAGAGCTTTGGCATCATCCACCCGTGTACCTAATAAAGTCATCGTTAGCAACAAGAAACTACATcctctaaaaattaaaaatataggaCTATTCAgatgaaaatattaattaataagaagtatatgtatatttatttcaagAAAGATTTGCACACTGCCTCCCATTGACGAGACAGAGATGTTATAAAATAGGCTTAACATTAACGACCGCCCAAATGCCCGGAGGAGCTAAAGTACTCTTTTCAGGCAGATAATTACATTTTGACAGCTGGCCGACAGGGAAGGTAACATTTGGATTATGTGatgtaaaataaatgaggaGGATCACAATCTCTTTGTTTGTTTAGTTTCCTGCTATGGGCGTGgccattttgtgacattttcgTCTCCTGCACATTTGAAATTTTGCCACTGCTCGTGTGAAATATTTGTGTGCTTTCTTGAGGGGCCATCATTTTGCAACgaatattaatttttaattatgCAGGCTGGTGCGCATCAATTATGTTACGTATGGGGTTTTGTCTCTTCATCATTGTAAAAGTACTCATAAACATAAAATTAGGATTACCACCTCAAGCAGGTGAGATAGATTGGGAGGTGGCAAAATAAGTTAATGTAGAAcctcgatttaaaaaaaaaaaatggtagtagGGCCATATGGCATTTCAAGAAAATATGCAATGCCGGTATGGGAATACCCATGCAGAACGATAACAGCTGTCACAAATCAAGCCTTTAAATAGATAGGACTTTTCATGTATAGAAAATATTGCACAAAGTGCATCATGTGAAAAACTGAATTATAAAAAACAGAACAGATGGCATGTCTGCGAAAATTTTCCACATGCATGGATTTgactataattttttttttacagacatgCCTACATGTTTTAGAGAAATTAAAAAGAAGATGTTTTATCCTTCTGCTCTCTGGAGTATAAGATACATACAGTATAAAGCTCGTCTTTATGGCCATTGGGCATTGTTGGGAAGATAAAAAGACAGTAGAGGGCAGTGTCACTTCAGGTGATATAAAGTatatgacccttgtgaggataagtggaagggaaaatgaatgaagtgcGAGATGTCTTTAAGTACTACACGGATGTCGGACACTTGTTATAACTTGAAATATTGAGTAACCAATCATCATCGACCAAGTAACTTTTTGTTCACCTTGCAGTCGCACAACAATGGGAATCTTGAGGTCGAGGTCTAGGACAGCCATGATGATGCCTTGGGCAATGACATCACACCTCATAATGCCGCCAAAGATGTTAACCAGGATGGCTTGAACCTGCAGGAACGTTAGCACTTTAGTCTTAGCGAATTAGCTAAAGCGTCTTTGCTGTACTCGCCTTCCTATCGGATGTGATGAGCTTGAAGGCCTCCGTGACCTGGTGGGCAGTGGCGCCGCCGCCCACGTCTAAGAAGTTGGCAGGCGTCCCACCGTGAAGTTTGATGATGTCCATGGTGGCCATGGCTAGGCCAGCACCATTCACTATAGTGCAAATAGAAAAGAGAACAGAAGGGCTCAGGAAACTAGCTAACTCGCAATTATAGATGTCAACATTCCATTGTTTTTGGTTAGGTTTGACGCACCGAGGCAACCGATAGTGCCATCCAGGCCGATGTAGTTAAGATCTGCCTTGGCTGCCTGCCGGTCTCGGGGGTCCTCCTGGGTCCAGTCCTGGAGGTCGAAAACCGCCTTCTGCCGGTAGGCGGCATTGGAGTCAAAGTTGATCTTGGCATCCATGCACATCACTGCAGACAGGAAACAACTGCCCTTAACTTAGGGTTGATATGACGACATACATTGCCTAAATGAAAGTAAATCAGGTCTCTATAAAATCCTATTATTGTCTATTGATGTCTTTTTGCTAACAAGTCAGAGGTGTGATAAATCGCCACACAGTACAAACCTATAGTGAACTAcccttgactttttaaaaattagaacCTGTCCTTGgaccattttctgtgttttgggTAAATACCAATGCCTGAGGAATCCTCCACCATGGGGTTGATCTCCAACATGGATGCGTCATATTTCATGAATACATTGTAGAGCTTGATCATATTTTCAGCCGCCTCCTTCTGTAGCGCCGGCGGGAAGCCCATCTTCAGCGCCACCTAAAACCCAAATGCATCACAGTTGTTCAACACTTGGATGTCAAATAGACTAGATTTACAAATGACCCTGTTGTAAAACCAACACCCCTGACACAGCCTAAGGGAGATTCTTCTTGAAAAAGAATCTATTGTCATAATAATGATTTAATGAGTCTAAAAATAttcccatgtttttttccaacttaAATTGACAtaaatgtcaattattttgaaaaacaaacaaacaaccttgtctgccattgacagcaatagttgAAATGGTAACAAGTACGAATAAACTCTCATCTCAGAAAATTGCACTGAGATTCAATGAGTTTTGTTGCTAATATATATGTCCAAATTTGGACTGGGAAAGCAGTCATTTCTCCAATTTCAAATGACGTCAATGTCTATGTCCGTCAATAGCCGCCAATGAGTTAATCACAATAGAGATTATTCTCTTATGGAATATTTGGACTATAATCGCAGATTTTtatccagcaaaaaaaaaaaaatacaacagctTTTTCCCCAACCACATTTGGCCTTAAGTCTTAaataccacttttttttgcaacaaacaTGAGGCAGGATTTTTTagcatattgatttttttctcctgctTATTCAGATGGGGGGTAAAGTTAGGTGAATGACTGCCTAAAGTAATAAAAGTAGATAACTGCACCCGGCACTTGTTCCTCGGAAAGGTTAATTGCAAATAAAAGTGCTCGGACGAAGCAGTGTAGCACGGAGTGATTTGAAATGTTGACTAAGAAAAACAGATAAGCATAATTCCTTTTTTCCTGTGCCTTTTTGAGAACCATTGGTGTTGGCTTTGTTTGTATCGATTTGAACCTTAAGCGCTTGTTCCATCTTGATGCCCTCCACGATGTCGATGGGCTCCTTGACAATGGCGTCTGGATTTTCCGCAGCCACATCTTCGATGTTGACACCCCCCTGCGAGCTCCCAATCAACACGGGTCCCTGCAGTATGCACACAAAAGAGCACTTAAATTGGCTTCAAGAAAATACACTAGGCAGCACGATTTGTGAGTGAAATATAGATTAGACATTAGTCggaaacattttacaaaaatatctttttttttaatgatttgttgatttgggggaggAGTAAGACATTTTTATAGCGTGCTTCCATCTAGTGGTGCTCACAAGGAAAACCACctgatttatttcaatttaaatacaCAAAGGACGTAAAGGAGAAAGTCAGTATTCAATTTTCTTGCAAAAAGGGACTTGATTATAGTTAGGGGTTTGTAATCTGGCACATTCTCTTCATCTCAATGTTACTTTTCATTGTGGacagataaaaaacaaaaatgaaaactagaacatattcacaattttttttcaaacactgTACAAAatgtttcctaaaaaaatgctcaattgGAATATTGAAACTATTCTAGAAAATACTGgcaacatttttggaatatcATGACCCTTTTAAAAATGGGCTCACAATACCagtatatttatttgttcaaatcatatctgagatattttctttttttttttatttagtctttttaaaaaattttttgCTACAGATTGATCCAAAAATCGattctttttttgcatgtgaaaCAAAAGTTAACATTgatttattctttaaaatattaCTTTGTGTGGCATTGCCCCCCCccgttaatttaaatgttttttttcagcctaGCTCTAAAATAAACGTGTTTAGTGTGgttaaaaatatttgtgaacTGACCTGGAAAGATCTCTCCATGGTAATGGCAAAGTAATACTCCCTTCGTGGATAGCGCCGCTCACAGATGAACACCTGGTTACAGATACGACCCGCCTCGCCAGTCTGCTTCGTGTACAGCTTCCGACCGATCATCTGTGAGGAAATATCCCGGGCCTCCTCTGGCCTGCAACACCCCAAAATGCAAAAGTGATCAcatatgaaaatgttttaattcacTCAACAACATTCATGTTAAATTGCTCTACGATTTGTTTTTACAAGGCACAAAAGTAACAAATGTCATTTGCCCTTTCTGAATCTGGGCTTAAATTCAAAAGGTGGAAAAAATTCAATACAACAcagttctatttttaaaattaagtaAGGTTTTATTCTTAATGGAGCTGAATGATCGATCAGCACACTGATGGAGGAGGAAAGCGCTTACGAGTAGACGATCCTGACGCCACCCTTCAGTCCTCCTTCGAACGTTCCCTTGCCTCGACCGCCTGCTAGAACCTGAGCTTTCACCACAAGATCCTTGGAACCTTACAAGCACAGACCAAAAACAAGTCACAATTAGATTTTGCCTATCATCAATTATTTTAATGGCACTATTCTCATCTTACTATTGCCTATTTTCTccctaaatgttatttttctgatCATGTTTCTTTTCACCCTTCTTCTCCAatccaaaaataataacttattcttgaaaatatttttctggtGACttgtttcccttcaaaaaaCATTGCAGgtattcattatttataatgtgtgttttttaactcactaaaataaatttgaaaaaaatctaatcattaGGTAGATATAATTAACGTGCATGAACAcccccaaaataaaaattctgCGTTACTTTAATCCCACATGtcctgtgtttaaaaaaaacagctgttgTCACTTGACACAACTAAGTCTTGAACACCAAGTTTGGCAGAGCTAGTGGCTATTTAAGAagggcgcacacacacacacacacacacacacacacacaaaagcttaGTGGAATTTCAGCATGCCAGGATTGCAACAGACCTTTTCAAGTTTGTGTATGTGCACAGATTAGTCTGCCTTTCTTAAACTTTCATCACAGATGGAATTCAAAACCGCTTTATTTTAGGGTGCTACTAATTTTGCGGAATTTCAAGTACAGTACTGACCGATTTCCTTAGCAATGGCGTAGGCCTCGTCAGAGGAGCTGGCCACCATGCCGGCAGGCACGGAGATACCAGCATCTTTGAGCAGGCCGATGCTCATGTACTCATGCAGGGACAGGCTCCTTCGTTGTTGATGTtgaagtggtggtggtgttggCAGATGGCCTCCCAATAAGCCTGAAGAACTGGCTAAAACCTGGACAGaaggaaagaaaatgttatttgaaTGAGTAAGCAAAGcactgacagaaaaaaaaaagtttcatattTTTTCGCTTTTGTTGTCAATACTCTgtccatctttaaaaaaatatgtttgggaGATTTTAAATTAGAGTTaccttattttagaaataaagtgttttgttttgttttattacgtTACTAAAATAAAAGTTGAATATCATGTCAGGTAAAAAGGTCTGTCAGGTTCAAATTTTGTATACATATTGAATAAAGTGTTACTTGTTCCTGATATAAACCTTGCACAAGGttacttttaaatatttgtaagGTTCTGACAGTTTGTAACtcaaattcaccaaaaaaaggTCACGTGACATCaagccagattttttttatattttcactgAAAGATGTCACGTGACATTATTTGTAAGAGGCTATTTCCCTCACATGAATTGTTTCTACACAAACAACCATATTTTCATGTGAATCAATTATCGTTTAAAATCGTacacagtataaaaaaatactacatgttTAATAGCAAAGAAGCAATGTTATTAATTACGACAGCAATGAGATCTTTGGGACAATGAATGACGACAATCGATAGCTTGTTTACTTGCGTTGTCCGTCCTGTGTTAGGCGATACATTTAGCTCACTAAGCTAAATACACTTGTCCAGTTGGAGGTCACTATTCACCAACATGTCAATCCCTCGCGCAAATTTAACCTACAAAAACCAACAAGAAAAGCATTCACGTGCGGCTTTAGGGGGTGTTTTAAAAGGATCATTAAATGTAACACGGCGCTCATTCGCATATGAATTATAACGAGCATTCAGGCTAATGTCATTTTGACCCTTTTCTCTTAGTGGCAGATGTAGCGGCCGATGGAGGCCGCATCGGTCTCACTTCTTGCAGCCACACGATAACTGAAGCCTTCACTTTTCTACGGACAGGCACTGACCTTGGACGCAGAGTTAATGGCCCCCAAGGACCCCGAATTTCTCAGGCTAGCCGTCAAACGGCCGCAGATCAGGGACGTCGCCATGACTGCTTCTCTGTGTAGATGCGGTGCGCATGCGCGGAACTAGAGAGGAGCGCCTCGTGTCGTGTTTAAAAACATGGGACGTTTCAGTTTTCGAAATTCTTTACCCTGTCAAGTATAAACACGATTACTCCAACAATTCTACATAGTTGAATGTGCgattaacacattttaaattaattacagAAAAAAGTATTACTAGGTGTCCCTGAAGGGAGCACTGCCATGCTGAGTATGTGTTGTGTCGTTCTAATTAGCAAAATTTATTAATTGATACTAATAAACAAACTGC
Above is a window of Stigmatopora nigra isolate UIUO_SnigA chromosome 11, RoL_Snig_1.1, whole genome shotgun sequence DNA encoding:
- the sucla2 gene encoding succinate--CoA ligase [ADP-forming] subunit beta, mitochondrial, with amino-acid sequence MATSLICGRLTASLRNSGSLGAINSASKVLASSSGLLGGHLPTPPPLQHQQRRSLSLHEYMSIGLLKDAGISVPAGMVASSSDEAYAIAKEIGSKDLVVKAQVLAGGRGKGTFEGGLKGGVRIVYSPEEARDISSQMIGRKLYTKQTGEAGRICNQVFICERRYPRREYYFAITMERSFQGPVLIGSSQGGVNIEDVAAENPDAIVKEPIDIVEGIKMEQALKVALKMGFPPALQKEAAENMIKLYNVFMKYDASMLEINPMVEDSSGIVMCMDAKINFDSNAAYRQKAVFDLQDWTQEDPRDRQAAKADLNYIGLDGTIGCLVNGAGLAMATMDIIKLHGGTPANFLDVGGGATAHQVTEAFKLITSDRKVQAILVNIFGGIMRCDVIAQGIIMAVLDLDLKIPIVVRLQGTRVDDAKALIAASPLKILACDDLDEAAKMVVRLSEIVSLAKEAQVDITFQLPI